In Vibrio pelagius, a single window of DNA contains:
- the fhuB gene encoding Fe(3+)-hydroxamate ABC transporter permease FhuB has translation MNIKLISPSVIAVFCFALLSLQIDTSLSLSAQIELLLTPSSAASFAEIFFVDSQLPRLAMAILVGAMLGLVGSLMQQLTQNNLTSPLTLGSSSGAWLALVVMNVWFIDYVAEYSALAAMVGALVAFGLIVAIAGIKNMTGLPLVVSGMVINILLGSIAAAIVVLNSQFAQNVFMWGAGDLTQYNWDWFEWLLPKTVVALIILLIAPRILTLLRLGQEGATARGLPVLPAFGLLMAMGIWLVSASITAVGIISFIGLLTPNIARALGARTPRQELILSAVLGASLLILTDTLAMALTFWLGETIPSGVTAAAIGAPALIWFSRRSLTAQDQLNLSMGSGKSKVSLAVVSLIALTCLAGSLLYILSTMSSDGLAFAIPGEYQWQLRLPRLVTVVSVGMALSVAGVILQRLVYNPLASPDILGVSSGATFAIVTTSIAAGSAFAGFEWSVAFVGSITVLIALLLLGKKHNFNPSNFILSGIAFTAMLEAFIQFSLAKGTGDSYKTLLWLTGSSYRVTQQQSFVLFIASLILVTTVLLLSRWLTVIAIGRQFANARGLNANLVNIVGLSLVALLCAFSTATMGPVAFVGLVAPHMAMMLGAKRAKSQILVGGLVGVTLMVWADWFGQVLIYPFNIAAGTLVAIMGSGYFLLLMMRSRFN, from the coding sequence ATGAACATTAAACTAATATCCCCTTCTGTTATAGCGGTTTTCTGCTTCGCGCTATTGAGTTTGCAAATCGACACCTCGCTCTCACTTTCTGCACAAATTGAACTCCTACTTACACCGAGTTCTGCCGCCAGCTTCGCCGAGATTTTCTTTGTTGACTCACAGCTACCTCGTTTAGCGATGGCTATTTTAGTTGGTGCAATGCTTGGTTTGGTCGGTAGTTTGATGCAACAACTGACACAAAATAACCTCACCTCGCCACTCACTTTGGGCAGCTCGTCAGGTGCATGGTTAGCATTAGTCGTCATGAACGTTTGGTTTATTGATTACGTTGCCGAGTATTCTGCACTGGCCGCAATGGTTGGCGCTCTGGTTGCGTTTGGTTTGATTGTCGCAATAGCAGGCATCAAGAACATGACAGGGCTGCCTCTGGTTGTGTCCGGTATGGTGATAAATATCTTACTTGGGTCCATTGCCGCAGCGATCGTAGTGCTTAATTCTCAGTTTGCACAAAACGTATTTATGTGGGGCGCAGGGGATTTAACCCAATACAATTGGGATTGGTTTGAGTGGTTGCTGCCGAAAACTGTCGTCGCTTTGATTATTTTATTGATCGCACCACGTATCCTTACTCTACTTCGCTTGGGGCAAGAAGGGGCAACTGCGCGCGGTCTTCCAGTTTTGCCTGCCTTTGGTTTATTAATGGCGATGGGCATTTGGTTGGTTTCTGCGTCCATTACCGCTGTCGGGATCATCAGTTTTATCGGATTACTTACCCCAAACATTGCACGTGCATTAGGAGCGAGAACGCCAAGACAAGAACTCATTTTAAGTGCGGTTCTGGGAGCGAGCTTACTGATTCTCACAGACACACTTGCGATGGCGCTCACCTTCTGGTTAGGCGAAACGATCCCAAGTGGCGTTACCGCTGCTGCTATCGGCGCGCCTGCTTTGATCTGGTTTAGCCGCAGGTCACTTACCGCTCAGGACCAACTCAATCTTTCAATGGGTAGTGGCAAAAGCAAAGTCTCTTTAGCTGTTGTTAGCCTAATTGCTCTGACTTGTTTAGCTGGTAGCCTGTTGTACATTTTGTCCACGATGAGCAGCGATGGTTTAGCGTTCGCAATTCCTGGTGAATATCAATGGCAATTACGCCTTCCAAGACTGGTTACGGTGGTTTCTGTTGGTATGGCGTTGTCTGTTGCGGGCGTAATTTTACAACGTTTGGTTTATAACCCACTCGCTAGCCCAGATATCTTAGGAGTATCATCCGGTGCGACATTTGCGATTGTCACAACCAGCATCGCGGCAGGCAGTGCCTTTGCAGGTTTTGAATGGAGTGTCGCTTTTGTAGGAAGTATCACTGTATTAATCGCTTTGCTTCTGCTTGGTAAGAAGCACAATTTTAACCCTTCGAACTTTATTCTGTCGGGTATCGCATTTACCGCAATGCTGGAGGCTTTTATCCAGTTCTCCCTCGCGAAAGGAACGGGCGATAGCTACAAAACTTTGCTTTGGTTAACAGGTTCAAGTTACCGCGTCACTCAACAACAGTCATTTGTGCTGTTTATCGCAAGCCTAATTTTAGTCACGACGGTACTTCTATTATCTCGTTGGTTAACCGTGATTGCCATTGGCCGACAATTTGCTAATGCTCGTGGCTTAAATGCCAACCTAGTTAATATCGTCGGGCTTTCTTTAGTCGCACTACTATGTGCCTTCTCAACCGCGACAATGGGACCGGTGGCTTTTGTTGGCTTAGTTGCCCCTCATATGGCAATGATGCTTGGTGCAAAACGAGCAAAATCTCAAATTCTGGTTGGGGGATTGGTCGGTGTCACGCTGATGGTATGGGCTGATTGGTTTGGCCAAGTACTAATTTATCCATTTAACATAGCAGCGGGCACATTGGTTGCCATTATGGGCAGTGGCTATTTCTTATTGCTAATGATGAGAAGCCGTTTTAACTAG
- a CDS encoding LysR family transcriptional regulator has product MREIFSAIPVFVAVIESGSFSAAAERLSMTKSAVSKRISGLEDNLGTRLFHRSTRKLTLTEAGEQFSDYARNALFIAQQGINATTLHQGKPKGTLKINAPMTFSRLHLVPLLKEFLDLYPNIKVILSMDDKVVEMIEGGYDVGIRIGELKDSSLIAKKLAKCHSVVCASPEYLAVYGTPKTPSDLKDHNCIYYSLFQAGVEWTFYRDNEKLKVEPKGNFVVNNSDAICEMLLQGLGICQMPTFIVNNHLDSGQLIEVLQEYSLPDHNIYAVYPERRHVPEKVRVFLEFLENKFSSLY; this is encoded by the coding sequence ATGAGAGAGATATTTTCAGCCATACCTGTTTTTGTCGCCGTCATTGAGTCGGGTTCGTTTTCTGCAGCGGCAGAACGTTTGAGTATGACAAAATCCGCAGTCAGCAAACGTATTTCCGGCCTAGAAGATAACCTTGGCACGCGTTTATTTCACCGTAGCACTCGTAAACTCACACTGACGGAAGCTGGAGAGCAATTCTCTGACTATGCACGCAACGCCCTATTCATCGCTCAGCAAGGGATCAATGCAACCACCCTCCATCAGGGAAAACCCAAAGGCACATTGAAAATCAATGCTCCAATGACGTTTTCTAGATTGCACTTAGTCCCGTTACTAAAAGAGTTTCTCGACCTGTACCCAAACATCAAAGTGATCTTGAGCATGGATGACAAAGTCGTAGAGATGATTGAAGGCGGTTACGATGTCGGTATCCGTATTGGTGAGCTCAAAGACTCATCTCTGATTGCAAAAAAGCTCGCTAAATGCCATAGCGTAGTGTGCGCCTCTCCAGAATATCTGGCCGTATATGGGACACCTAAAACACCGTCTGATTTAAAAGATCATAATTGTATCTACTACAGCCTATTCCAAGCAGGTGTTGAGTGGACCTTCTATCGTGATAACGAGAAATTAAAAGTGGAGCCTAAGGGTAACTTCGTGGTCAACAACAGCGATGCAATTTGCGAGATGCTGTTGCAAGGGCTAGGAATATGCCAGATGCCCACTTTTATAGTAAATAACCACTTAGATTCAGGGCAATTAATAGAAGTTCTTCAAGAGTACAGTCTACCTGATCACAATATCTACGCGGTTTACCCAGAACGTCGTCATGTTCCAGAGAAGGTCAGAGTTTTTCTCGAATTTCTAGAGAATAAATTCAGTTCGTTATATTAA
- a CDS encoding metal-dependent hydrolase, protein MDSVTQAALGATVAGAIAGKHCNAKVLLAGAALGTLPDLDVILDYGDAVQNTIKHRGFSHSLLVLPPFALLISWLYCRRYTDSFWTLPRVFFLSVSVLVTHTLLDAMTTYGTQLIWPFDGYFELRNVFIIDPLYTLPLLLAIGVALISKQKGGRWCQNVVLLSTLYLGWGYVSQQVIAERVEQNLITQKLPSQQVLITPTAFNTFLWRVIVMDDGQYWEGLASVLDKDQRIDFISRPLGQWPLEEKPNTLKGLNAFSHGYLNYRVEDDTLIVSDLRLGMANNLSFEFIFAEKDTNGEWKLLEATQRYPSERELDLLTPLWQRLKGDQSINANLQTMEVSLTP, encoded by the coding sequence ATGGATTCTGTTACTCAAGCTGCGCTAGGCGCAACGGTCGCTGGTGCTATTGCTGGAAAGCACTGTAACGCAAAGGTTCTACTCGCAGGTGCAGCCTTGGGCACATTACCTGACTTGGATGTCATATTAGATTACGGTGACGCAGTTCAAAATACCATTAAGCACAGAGGGTTTAGTCACTCGTTGCTCGTGCTTCCACCTTTCGCTCTGCTGATTTCATGGCTGTACTGCCGCCGATACACTGACTCTTTCTGGACATTGCCGAGAGTATTCTTTCTCTCTGTTAGCGTGTTAGTGACACATACTCTGCTGGACGCAATGACTACCTATGGCACCCAGCTCATTTGGCCATTTGATGGGTATTTTGAGCTTCGCAACGTATTCATCATCGACCCTTTGTACACCTTGCCTCTCCTACTAGCAATTGGTGTTGCTTTGATATCTAAGCAAAAAGGGGGGCGATGGTGCCAAAATGTTGTTCTACTATCGACTCTCTATTTAGGCTGGGGTTATGTGTCACAACAAGTGATTGCTGAACGTGTCGAACAGAACTTGATCACCCAAAAACTACCGAGCCAACAAGTACTGATTACTCCAACAGCTTTTAACACTTTCCTGTGGCGCGTTATCGTGATGGACGATGGACAATACTGGGAAGGACTAGCGTCAGTTTTAGATAAAGACCAAAGGATCGATTTTATCTCCCGTCCACTTGGACAATGGCCTTTAGAAGAGAAACCAAACACATTAAAAGGACTCAACGCATTTTCTCACGGTTATCTGAATTACAGAGTGGAGGACGACACCTTAATTGTCTCTGATTTACGTCTAGGGATGGCGAACAATTTATCATTTGAGTTCATATTTGCAGAGAAAGACACAAATGGTGAGTGGAAGCTACTTGAAGCGACTCAACGCTACCCAAGTGAACGAGAACTGGATTTGCTCACTCCTCTTTGGCAGCGCTTAAAAGGCGATCAAAGCATCAATGCGAATTTGCAGACGATGGAAGTGAGTCTTACCCCTTAG
- a CDS encoding DMT family transporter, translating into MLDKLSLSFLAVFSGLLLALMINVNSELGVATSAFQASWIAHGVGGIVAIFLYLIFRSRGRAHEKVAIKNRYWFGGIPGAFTVVLASITVQSEIGLTGTLALALIGQFALSLLIEHFALFDQPKVRLSLANLVPTLFVSVGALLIIYGKVGG; encoded by the coding sequence ATGTTAGATAAATTGAGTTTGAGCTTTTTGGCCGTATTCAGCGGCTTGTTATTAGCTCTGATGATTAATGTGAATAGTGAGTTAGGCGTTGCCACTTCTGCTTTCCAAGCATCCTGGATCGCTCATGGTGTTGGGGGTATTGTAGCTATTTTTCTGTATCTGATATTTAGAAGTCGTGGCAGGGCACATGAAAAGGTAGCGATAAAGAACCGATATTGGTTTGGAGGAATACCGGGCGCTTTTACCGTGGTTTTAGCATCAATAACAGTGCAGAGTGAGATTGGCCTTACTGGCACACTAGCTCTGGCGTTGATTGGGCAATTTGCGTTATCACTCTTAATTGAACACTTTGCACTGTTCGATCAGCCGAAAGTAAGACTGTCGCTCGCCAATCTCGTTCCTACATTGTTTGTTTCAGTAGGAGCACTATTGATCATTTACGGTAAGGTGGGCGGCTAA
- a CDS encoding DMT family transporter, producing MIFVFLGVLNGFCITLSRVFNGQLSAKYGAFHASLVNHVVGFLFLSLLLFTVSVSLFGPVQAMPSDPVLYLGGVIGALYVAVNSFVMVRLGSTNSIVMVVSGQMLFGLVMEMSTKDLATLKIQLIGALLVVLGVFLKGRNS from the coding sequence ATGATTTTTGTGTTTTTAGGAGTATTGAACGGCTTCTGTATCACCTTGAGCCGAGTGTTTAATGGGCAGCTTTCTGCGAAATATGGCGCTTTTCATGCGTCTTTAGTGAACCATGTTGTTGGCTTTCTGTTTTTATCGCTACTGTTGTTTACTGTGTCGGTGTCATTATTCGGGCCTGTGCAGGCCATGCCAAGCGACCCCGTATTATATCTTGGAGGCGTAATCGGTGCTTTATATGTCGCAGTTAACAGCTTCGTAATGGTGAGGTTAGGTTCGACAAACTCCATCGTTATGGTAGTTTCTGGCCAAATGCTATTCGGTCTTGTGATGGAAATGTCCACCAAAGATTTAGCAACTTTAAAAATACAGCTCATTGGAGCTCTGCTGGTGGTTTTGGGTGTGTTTTTGAAAGGACGAAATTCGTGA
- a CDS encoding ISL3 family transposase, producing MPNHTFLSSFWEGFQIVKSHQTATLITLTLKPNSEAKCLCGLEDEAIHEYQWRHVKDAMLLGVPVELSVQTRRIKCRDCGIKTESLSWLEPYARITKRLKSYIEQLLPLLPIKHISQLTSVHWHTIKEIDKRRLRQVVPSIKWEDLRQLVMDEFAIFKGHRYATVIADAKTHQVIWIGLGRSRKDIRPFFEQLGEHGINIEAVAMDMNTAFDLEVQAHCPNAKIVYDLFHVVAKFGREVMDRVRVDQANKLKQDKKARQWVKRSRWVLLKNRGNLNTRQESYLTEILNINKDLMTTYILGAQLKELWYCESEGRAKELWDAWWEQVQESGIKPLKEFARKLRPYLHGVIASASYPLNTCTLEGINNKIKLIKRMGYGYRDTDYFFLKIKAAFPGKPR from the coding sequence ATGCCGAATCATACTTTCCTATCTTCATTCTGGGAAGGCTTTCAAATAGTAAAGTCTCACCAGACAGCAACACTTATTACCCTTACTCTTAAACCTAACTCTGAAGCTAAATGCCTCTGTGGTCTTGAAGACGAAGCTATCCATGAGTATCAATGGCGTCATGTAAAGGATGCCATGTTACTCGGTGTTCCAGTTGAACTTTCCGTTCAAACTCGAAGGATTAAGTGTCGCGACTGCGGCATAAAAACAGAGTCTCTATCTTGGTTAGAGCCTTATGCTCGCATAACGAAGCGCCTAAAAAGCTATATAGAACAACTATTACCTCTTCTCCCTATTAAGCATATCTCCCAGTTAACGAGCGTTCATTGGCACACAATTAAAGAGATAGATAAACGCCGGCTTAGACAAGTTGTACCGTCAATAAAATGGGAAGACCTAAGGCAACTCGTCATGGACGAGTTCGCCATCTTTAAAGGACATCGATATGCCACGGTCATCGCTGATGCTAAGACTCACCAAGTCATTTGGATAGGATTAGGTCGTAGCCGCAAAGACATACGACCGTTCTTCGAGCAATTAGGCGAGCATGGGATAAATATCGAAGCCGTCGCGATGGACATGAATACGGCTTTCGATCTTGAAGTTCAAGCACACTGTCCGAACGCAAAAATCGTTTACGACTTATTCCATGTTGTCGCTAAGTTCGGTCGCGAGGTGATGGATAGAGTTAGAGTCGACCAAGCCAACAAACTTAAGCAAGACAAAAAAGCGAGGCAATGGGTGAAGCGTTCACGCTGGGTACTGCTGAAAAATAGAGGCAACTTAAATACACGCCAAGAAAGCTATCTTACTGAAATATTGAATATCAATAAGGACTTAATGACCACTTATATACTCGGAGCTCAACTCAAAGAGCTTTGGTATTGTGAATCAGAAGGGCGCGCTAAGGAGCTCTGGGACGCGTGGTGGGAACAAGTGCAAGAGAGTGGGATTAAGCCATTAAAAGAGTTCGCACGAAAACTCAGACCATATCTTCACGGGGTTATCGCATCGGCAAGTTATCCGTTAAATACCTGCACGCTTGAAGGGATAAACAACAAGATAAAGCTAATCAAGCGAATGGGGTATGGTTATCGAGATACTGACTACTTCTTCTTGAAGATAAAAGCGGCTTTCCCCGGAAAGCCGCGATGA
- a CDS encoding Dps family protein, protein MTKNFIGLDNQQSQQLAHELNSLLAHYQVLYMNARGYHWNIKGESFFELHVKFEEIYTDLQTKIDEIAERILTLGHTPDHAFSRYLEVSSINEHQNATQGKDCVTGLVNGFSELLLKQRGILEQAGDASDEGTAALMGDYIREQEKLMWMLNAYLQ, encoded by the coding sequence ATGACTAAGAATTTTATTGGACTCGATAACCAACAATCACAACAACTTGCACATGAACTAAATTCGCTACTTGCTCACTACCAAGTGCTGTACATGAATGCTCGTGGATACCACTGGAACATCAAAGGCGAATCTTTCTTTGAACTACACGTAAAATTTGAAGAGATTTACACTGACCTTCAAACCAAGATTGATGAGATCGCAGAGCGAATCCTTACACTAGGCCACACTCCCGATCACGCTTTCAGCCGCTATCTTGAAGTAAGTTCGATCAATGAACATCAAAATGCCACGCAAGGTAAAGACTGCGTAACTGGTCTTGTAAATGGTTTCAGCGAGCTACTGCTCAAACAGCGCGGCATTCTTGAACAGGCAGGAGATGCATCTGATGAAGGTACAGCTGCACTTATGGGTGACTACATCCGTGAACAAGAGAAGTTAATGTGGATGCTAAATGCGTACCTGCAGTAA
- a CDS encoding BCCT family transporter codes for MGNLRLATFLPAIICMIITITFTLINKEFFISATTEMNNAIINNLSWLFNLSAVCMVGAVTYAYVSPLGKVVIGGQGAKRIYTPFKWFAVSLTTVIAMGILFWAVAEPIVHYYNPPAHSGVEAQTPQAAQFAMSTIFVHWTITPYAIYTVASLVFALALHNLKMKFSIGSMFRPLLGKMMDGRLADVIDGLALFAVVMGMSATLTSGLLIINDGAQSVLGINKSPITYGIIAIIIIGSALFSATTGLHKGIQILSRINTWIYFIAIAFFFFIGPTSYILSLGVETFGLYLSNWFSMNLVTGAAANSQWPGWWTVAFFASWFAWAPLTSLFLGKIARGYTVRQFIIVNVTLPCVFAFFWFSTFSGSSLYLDSTLGGTLYEAYKMTGFASVIYVLFEQFPLTTAVSSIFIIACFITFITAADSNTDAIGSLCINDASSENMSSPIWIKVVWGGSIAFIAWISASYIGVDAIKMLFNLAGLPGMIICIGALFSLIRLITIVRNSEEPILDSSNYTEPDLSLSTFKNNITTQESATSRAK; via the coding sequence ATGGGAAATTTAAGACTGGCTACATTCTTACCTGCAATCATATGTATGATTATCACTATAACATTCACACTAATTAATAAAGAATTTTTCATCTCAGCAACTACTGAAATGAATAATGCAATTATCAATAACCTATCTTGGCTATTTAATTTATCCGCTGTCTGCATGGTCGGCGCTGTGACTTATGCTTATGTATCACCTTTGGGTAAAGTTGTCATTGGTGGTCAAGGAGCCAAACGTATTTACACCCCCTTTAAGTGGTTTGCGGTATCACTAACCACTGTGATTGCTATGGGCATCCTATTCTGGGCTGTCGCGGAGCCTATTGTTCACTACTACAACCCTCCTGCTCATTCTGGTGTTGAAGCACAAACACCTCAAGCAGCTCAGTTCGCGATGTCCACAATATTCGTTCACTGGACCATAACTCCTTATGCAATCTATACTGTGGCTAGTCTTGTATTTGCCCTTGCGCTTCACAATCTCAAAATGAAGTTTTCTATCGGCTCTATGTTTAGACCTCTATTGGGCAAAATGATGGATGGAAGGTTAGCGGACGTCATTGACGGTCTAGCTTTGTTTGCGGTAGTCATGGGCATGTCCGCAACGCTAACATCAGGCTTACTAATCATTAATGATGGCGCACAAAGTGTTTTAGGTATAAATAAATCACCAATTACATACGGCATTATCGCCATAATCATCATCGGCTCAGCATTATTTTCAGCTACTACAGGTCTTCATAAAGGAATTCAAATACTATCAAGAATCAATACGTGGATTTATTTTATTGCAATAGCGTTCTTTTTCTTCATTGGCCCGACTAGCTACATCTTATCACTTGGCGTTGAAACTTTTGGATTATACTTATCAAATTGGTTCTCAATGAACTTAGTAACTGGTGCAGCTGCTAATTCTCAATGGCCAGGATGGTGGACGGTAGCTTTCTTTGCAAGTTGGTTTGCTTGGGCGCCGCTCACATCTCTATTTCTTGGTAAGATCGCTCGTGGATATACAGTTCGTCAGTTCATTATTGTAAATGTAACGCTACCGTGTGTGTTTGCATTTTTCTGGTTCAGCACATTTAGTGGAAGCTCTTTATATCTAGATAGCACTCTTGGTGGAACTTTATACGAAGCATATAAAATGACTGGATTCGCATCAGTAATCTATGTGCTTTTTGAACAATTTCCATTAACAACTGCGGTTAGTTCTATATTCATTATTGCTTGTTTCATCACCTTTATTACTGCAGCAGATTCCAACACAGATGCGATTGGTTCTCTCTGTATCAATGATGCATCATCAGAGAATATGTCATCACCAATTTGGATTAAGGTGGTCTGGGGAGGCTCTATCGCATTCATCGCTTGGATCAGCGCTAGCTACATTGGCGTAGATGCAATCAAGATGCTATTCAACCTTGCAGGACTACCTGGAATGATTATATGTATTGGCGCATTATTCTCACTTATTCGACTAATTACAATTGTGCGTAATTCGGAAGAACCGATACTGGACAGCTCTAACTACACTGAACCAGATCTATCGTTATCAACATTCAAGAACAACATAACTACTCAAGAATCGGCTACATCGAGAGCTAAATAA
- a CDS encoding aldo/keto reductase — translation MEYVQLGNSGLKVSRLCLGTMNMGSKEWKPWIFNEKESEPIIRHAIDHGVNFIDLADFYSYGAGEEVVCNVLNRIGQRDKLIVTTKVGYQMNDDINAQGHSRQHIMNSIDASLKRMKMDYVDIYMLHFFDVNTPIEETMCALNDIVRSGKARYIGVSTMYTWQLAKIIQVCDQNGWVKPINMQLQYNCAYREEEREMIPYCQDQGIGVSVFSPLARGILTNDMQSNRNKTDFFTAEMYNDKASFDISTSVARVAQRHNVAPAQVAQAWVLSKQYVSSMLVGADTPEQFNSALAALEMNLDQDDIFELERNYTPCDIINDYTAGNRIPREARLPQGIYAK, via the coding sequence ATGGAATACGTACAACTAGGTAACTCTGGCCTCAAGGTGTCTCGTTTGTGCCTTGGAACGATGAACATGGGCTCTAAGGAATGGAAGCCTTGGATCTTTAATGAGAAAGAGAGCGAGCCAATCATTCGTCATGCTATCGACCATGGTGTTAACTTTATCGACCTAGCAGACTTTTATTCATATGGGGCTGGTGAAGAAGTCGTTTGTAATGTACTCAATCGCATTGGTCAACGTGACAAGTTAATTGTCACAACTAAAGTTGGCTACCAAATGAATGATGACATCAACGCACAAGGCCACTCTCGCCAGCATATAATGAACTCCATTGATGCATCGCTAAAGCGCATGAAGATGGACTATGTAGATATTTACATGCTTCATTTCTTTGATGTAAACACTCCTATCGAAGAAACAATGTGCGCTCTGAATGATATCGTTCGATCAGGCAAAGCTCGCTATATTGGTGTTTCAACCATGTATACATGGCAGCTCGCTAAGATCATCCAGGTATGTGATCAAAACGGTTGGGTAAAACCTATCAACATGCAATTACAATATAATTGTGCTTACCGAGAGGAAGAGAGAGAGATGATTCCATATTGCCAAGACCAGGGCATCGGAGTGTCGGTATTTAGTCCTCTTGCTCGGGGTATCCTCACTAATGATATGCAGTCTAACCGAAACAAAACTGATTTCTTTACTGCCGAGATGTATAACGACAAGGCTTCATTTGATATTTCTACTTCTGTTGCCCGTGTAGCCCAGAGGCACAACGTAGCTCCCGCTCAGGTAGCTCAAGCTTGGGTACTATCTAAACAATACGTTTCCTCGATGTTAGTTGGTGCCGATACACCTGAACAATTCAACAGTGCCCTAGCTGCTTTGGAGATGAATCTAGATCAAGATGATATATTTGAGTTAGAACGCAATTATACGCCTTGCGATATAATCAACGATTACACCGCAGGAAATCGTATCCCTCGTGAAGCTCGCCTTCCTCAAGGTATTTACGCTAAATAA
- a CDS encoding LysR family transcriptional regulator, whose translation MRQLPSLNAVRVFEVAGTHLSFTAAANILNVTQGAVSKQIKQLEEYLGVPLFKRTSTRGLLELTPIGEQVLDTISRSLSEVEKGLEVIRNPNLQQRLVVLAPPTFTSRWLSAHLVNFAKAFPQYDLQIYSKREQSTLYDIEILFDEVSEFYAKDNLLFKEKYVAVCNQDLVTESMNIEAHTHKMLHIRHHGHNLPAWKDWLESANIQLTEGHRKGISMSTQEQVINTAIAGGGFAVVDLNMVYHSLKKQELIQFHPLQCRSRYGYFIHVPTPKVGTSKVEAFVSWLKEECLSVS comes from the coding sequence AAATGTTACGCAGGGGGCGGTTAGCAAACAGATAAAACAACTCGAGGAGTATTTGGGTGTACCGCTTTTCAAACGCACATCTACTCGAGGGCTTCTTGAGTTAACTCCGATTGGCGAGCAAGTTCTCGACACAATTTCTCGTTCTCTTTCTGAGGTCGAGAAAGGATTAGAGGTCATACGGAACCCCAATCTTCAACAGCGATTAGTTGTTCTTGCTCCTCCAACATTTACTAGCCGTTGGTTGAGTGCTCACCTCGTTAACTTTGCTAAAGCATTTCCCCAGTATGACTTACAGATCTATAGCAAAAGAGAGCAAAGTACCCTATACGATATTGAAATCCTCTTTGATGAAGTCAGTGAATTCTACGCAAAAGACAACTTGTTATTTAAAGAAAAATACGTAGCAGTCTGTAATCAAGACCTCGTTACCGAGAGCATGAATATCGAGGCCCACACACATAAGATGCTCCATATTCGCCACCATGGTCATAACCTCCCGGCATGGAAAGACTGGCTTGAATCTGCCAATATTCAATTGACAGAGGGACATCGAAAAGGGATTTCGATGAGTACTCAAGAGCAGGTGATAAATACAGCGATCGCTGGTGGCGGATTCGCGGTAGTGGACCTCAATATGGTTTATCACTCACTTAAAAAACAGGAGCTAATCCAATTCCACCCTCTGCAATGTCGCAGTCGCTATGGGTATTTCATTCATGTCCCGACTCCCAAAGTCGGTACGAGTAAAGTTGAAGCATTTGTGTCTTGGTTGAAAGAAGAGTGCCTTAGCGTGTCGTAG